In one window of Branchiostoma floridae strain S238N-H82 chromosome 14, Bfl_VNyyK, whole genome shotgun sequence DNA:
- the LOC118431084 gene encoding tumor necrosis factor receptor superfamily member 11B-like has translation MWALYTICCGILLTINLLVRCEADEPPPKWEYYNPLSGVTLLCDWCAPGEFMVTECTETTVTQCRTCAENEYTEHYNHVRECFRCRECLKAHEHVLLGCTPTNNRQCVCEDGYFLASEFCFQHTKCPIRYGVVQRGTPWKNTKCRRCSSGTFSNVESSMATCRNHTDCGPMGLCVTQRGNRGVDNVCGICPHYNTSKDVFRERWAYRSR, from the exons ATTAATTTGTTAGTAAGATGTGAGGCAGACGAACCACCCCCCAAATGGGAATACTACAACCCGCTGTCAGGTGTAACACTGCTCTGTGATTGGTGCGCTCCTGGGGAGTTCATGGTCACGGAATGTACGGAAACAACCGTCACACAGTGTCGCACATGCGCAGAGAACGAGTACACAGAACACTACAACCACGTCAGGGAGTGCTTCCGATGCAGGGAATGTCTGAAA GCCCACGAGCACGTCTTGTTAGGTTGCACACCTACCAACAACAGACAGTGCGTGTGTGAAGACGGCTACTTCCTGGCCTCAGAGTTCTGTTTTCAGCACACGAAATGTCCCATACGCTATGGGGTCGTACAGAGAG GTACCCCCTGGAAGAACACCAAATGTAGACggtgcagttcaggcacattcTCTAACGTGGAGTCCAGCATGGCCACATGTAGGAACCACACGGACTGTGGGCCCATGGGGCTGTGTGTCACACAGAGGGGCAACAGGGGGGTGGACAACGTCTGTGGAATATGTCCCCACTATAACACAAGTAAGGATGTATTTCGTGAACGTTGGGCTTACAGATCTAGATGA
- the LOC118430149 gene encoding uncharacterized protein LOC118430149: MTAAPKSEDKTSVSTAGPTEFVSAPRQEDNNNTRKHVIVTDVRWEPIVYVTIAIVILAAIIVAVCCIVKTLRRRRSDTSHGLPPLQTTLAGKTPIVSFVHVGKPKGKESPPTEPDQVGFETHHTHAAAAARQTTSTRRNPLAMTRLGTPTVPRLRRTKSRQNDDELRRRPGTLNDVELIVDDIGGTWRHLGRDLGFSDGRLDGFQNDYPLQLREAVFQMLRTWIEERRGDVTLGRLMDALNNAGKPELAEALLEQTS, from the exons ATGA CAGCAGCACCAAAGTCTGAAGACAAAACATCTGTATCTACGGCAGGACCTACAGAGTTTGTCTCCG CACCTAGgcaagaagacaacaacaatactcggAAACACGTCATTGTGACAGATGTAAGATGGGAGCCGATAGTTTACGTCACCATTGCCATAGTCATCCTTGCAGCAATCATAG TTGCCGTTTGCTGCATCGTAAAGACATTACGAAGACGACGGTCTGATACATCACATGGACTTCCGCCCCTACAGACAACGTTAGCAGGGAAGACACCCATAGTATcgtttgtacatgtaggaaaaccaaaaggaaaggaaagtccCCCCACCGAGCCTGACCAAGTAGGCTTCGAGACCCACCACACccatgctgctgctgctgcaagACAGACAACTTCCACTAGGAGAAACCCGTTAGCAATGACCCGTTTGGGTACTCCAACTGTGCCGAGACTTAGGAGAACAAAATCACGACAAAACGACGATG AACTACGCCGCCGCCCCGGCACCCTAAATGATGTCGAACTCATCGTGGACGACATCGGCGGCACCTGGAGGCACCTGGGCCGGGACCTGGGCTTCTCTGACGGCCGGCTGGACGGGTTTCAGAATGACTACCCCCTACAGCTGAGGGAAGCCGTGTTTCAGATGCTGCGCACGTGGATAGAGGAGAGGAGAGGGGACGTAACATTAGGGAGACTCATGGACGCTTTGAACAATGCGGGGAAACCGGAGCTGGCTGAGGCTCTACTTGAACAAACATCATAG
- the LOC118430970 gene encoding uncharacterized protein LOC118430970: MLFTHLFIFFQTSLFVCGVLASDPPPTKWQHDDPISGKTLYCDWCKPGEYMNRPCTEHTPTECLPCPWDHYTEYHNQEIECLLCQQCNLQDHEHEHEALPCTAEQNRQCECDDGYYLRLEFCFPHTKCQKGEGVREKGTPWKNTRCMRCRPGTFSDEESSTAECRAHTNCTARGECVVRQGNRKRDNMCGTCAVNGTVTNSSVSEATNAPPTEDGNTTGYTDSNKSDDNTKAPHPGGSTWGPYWLPYLLLGLVIFIAAIIVFAAVMLWRDDPTVHQHRRSLPPRLSLTEIFVKRASQTSIVGTPVGVSEHQQPLLEGDSNQTRRSSQEKVARYSGHTTAARRFQRGFSIEEGERTPSLNSDEEVSHMKVALSHAEHIAEDVGAEWRALGRKLGFTDGQCDCFQNDYQGLKEITYQMLRKWVEIQREDATLGTLGNALVEVRKEDVRSKLFTFEHGRRQIREETS, from the exons ATGTTATTTACTCatctctttattttctttcagaCTTCTTTATTTGTATGTGGGGTACTTGCTTCAGATCCCCCGCCCACCAAATGGCAGCACGATGACCCTATCTCCGGTAAAACTTTATATTGTGACTGGTGTAAGCCGGGAGAGTACATGAACCGACCCTGTACGGAACATACTCCCACAGAGTGCCTACCCTGTCCATGGGACCATTATACAGAATACCACAACCAGGAGATAGAatgtctcctctgtcagcagtGTAACCTGCAGGACCATGAACATGAACACGAAGCCCTGCCGTGTACAGCCGAGCAAAACCGCCAGTGTGAATGTGATGACGGGTACTACCTACGGTTAGAGTTTTGCTTTCCTCACACCAAGTGTCAGAAAGGTGAAGGCGTCAGGGAAAAAG GTACTCCTTGGAAGAACACTCGGTGCATGCGCTGTAGACCGGGAACGTTTTCGGACGAGGAATCGAGCACGGCTGAGTGTAGAGCCCACACGAACTGTACCGCCAGGGGAGAATGTGTAGTCAGACAGGGCAACAGGAAGAGAGACAACATGTGTGGTACCTGTGCTGTCAATGGAACAG TGACGAACTCTTCCGTGAGCGAAGCAACAAACGCCCCTCCTACAGAAGATGGAAACACTACCGGCTATACAG ACTCAAACAAGTCCGATGACAACACCAAGGCCCCCCACCCTGGCGGCTCGACATGGGGGCCTTACTGGCTCCCCTACCTGTTACTGGGGCTGGTCATATTCATCGCGGCGATCATCGTCTTTGCTGCGGTCATGTTGTGGAGGGACGATCCTACCGTACACCAGCACAGACGGTCTTTACCTCCCAGACTCAGTCTGACAGAAATCTTCGTAAAACGAGCCTCCCAGACCAGCATCGTGGGCACGCCGGTAGGAGTGAGTGAACACCAGCAACCTCTACTAGAAGGAGACTCCAATCAGACAAGGAGATCGAGTCAAGAGAAGGTGGCACGGTATTCGGGCCACACTACCGCCGCTAGGAGGTTCCAGAGAGGGTTTTCCATAGAAGAGGGAGAGAGGACCCCCTCTCTCAATTCAGATGAAG AGGTGTCCCATATGAAGGTAGCCCTCTCTCACGCTGAGCACATAGCCGAGGACGTCGGTGCGGAGTGGCGAGCCTTGGGTAGGAAACTGGGCTTCACGGACGGGCAATGTGACTGCTTCCAGAACGACTATCAG GGCTTGAAGGAAATTACGTATCAAATGTTGCGGAAGTGGGTCGAAATACAGAGAGAGGACGCCACTCTAGGGACGCTGGGTAACGCCCTTGTGGAAGTGAGAAAAGAAGACGTCAGGTCGAAACTGTTCACTTTCGAGCATGGGCGGCGGCAGATCAGAGAGGAGACGTCTTAG